A genomic region of Denticeps clupeoides chromosome 9, fDenClu1.1, whole genome shotgun sequence contains the following coding sequences:
- the obsl1b gene encoding obscurin-like protein 1 isoform X1 — MDVFGGAPRFLAYPRAVGVQTGTDAVLKCQISGDPRPAVIWERNNEKVHPGGRYRVFEDGNIYNLIITGVTTEDSGQYICKAKNCIGETYAAATLKVEGEAQEMELREENKPRFLIKPLSTRVGRGEDAVFSCKLWGNPRPEVVWEKDGRKLNEIFESTHFSVGYQDGGWYQLKIFKTRAPDGGVYTCKARNEFGESLAGAVLLVDAGPGHEDEGNRNGYTNGHWKSNQGKQRRQVATRLKEDPQPNSAKVKMFAVTEGKHAKFRCFVTGKPKPEIIWRKDGRLIMSGRRYLLYEDREGYFTLKVLYCKQQDNGVYVCAASNTAGQTLSAVHLSVKEPPVRFKQPLNDLQVWERDLAVLECEVPEDSIPITWYLEDRRLQPGAKYGMEEWGTKRRLTIRDIGVDDDGIYLCEMADGGRSIAEVAVKGTIVRKLPRKVDVLEGENAAFCVEVEEEEMEIHWYKDGTELRETHQTILKSFGKTHILVFVNTTPQDSGLVTFYVGRSKTSSQLRVKGARHCPPSCPVGVQINTERANAALLSWIPAPDSRKNPPSGYVLERQEVGSQEWLQCLTTDSATSVEILGDSVPCEADYRFRICSVNKYGRSDNVEFPRSVHLVPVARIQTPLQDALVPEGQDALFSIELSASVIGTWFLNGNQLQEEDRFSMRRTRTHQSLRIRGVRDTDNGAEITFIAYGIRDSAALYIQAPLVKFTPLSEMDRNKFVEVGNPIVLYCELSNPEAPVHWYKNGVELHTVEGLHIQSEGTMRRIVIQSADFSHSGVYSCDAIDDVIRFNVEVEAPPVRFSVLPETEKSKSIEAGCPFELQCELSDSAAQVFWYKDGTKILQQSDMDFQSNGTQRTLVVQSAEFCHSGIYSCKTKGDAVHFKVDVKAKPVRFSAVPEDEKNKYLKEGQSFQLQCEVTDPSAEVCWYKDGEVLIPEAGLDFQPDCALRRLIVHSAQPCHSGVYVCKTMDDSVQFTVEIKAQPMRFSALQEITKDIIEGNCQTDVPCEISDPTAMVCWYKDEAELISKSERHVNAEATRRTLSVPSTQPYSSGVHDYMNEADVVQLNIQEQALPMEYEAVSEVEKIEGIEPGIPTAELCEVSGPAAQVCSHKTGTELVTQGGTQVPSEGGVRKVNVQSTGLSQHGIRTSSRTNDAVPNKTSKAAEPFHSDVYSEISGDSVQSTVDKKAPAAGPVSVRAVQEIAENQSVEERCTSKIQCGISEPIAQLNEHRDGAPQQQTLIETQRVQSEDLCLLRGFEKDNDVGDEAITIKVDVKAPSMDPTAPCEVENNKSIEAYSSKVQHHKTIDSSAEVSIYQEGELLLHPRGIYSQSDGPMEKLVVKPSSASPADVCRCETEEHSVQWHEDQKASQVKCSALPVIKREKSIEAGCPFELQCEISNPSAPVCWYKDGLPLLPQNGLSIQSEDSSRSLVVPSADLFHSGVYSCNSEDDVIIFKVDVKAPPPPKFSTIPEAEKHKSTEAGSLAVLQCERSDPAKEVCYKDGARLHPKSGNIILSEGTLRTLVQSAGLSHSGEFAYETKDNALKVAGDLKAPPVKFSTVPEDERNPCVEVGGPVELKCEISDPTTDVSWCKDGVPLKPQGGIKVQSEGATRKLSICAAELSHAGIYNCKTADDAIHFKVDIKAPCPRFTPLPEVERNKYYTVGQQIILKCEISDPSAQVCWYRNGKQLFQKNKLDIQSKGKERILVNSSAAVADSGQYVCAAADDAITFKVDIRAAPVRFSVLPDVAKNKFVEARCPIVLQCEVSNPGAPVSWFKDGVQLLQQGGFDFQTNGTIRALTIQSAELSHSGVYSCETVDDHIEFKVDVAAPPLRFAAVPEVEKSKFVGAGCPIVLQCEISEPTASVWWYKDGFQLLPQSGIYTQSEGTTRTLIIQSAEFSHSGLYTCKTADDISEFYVDIKAPPVTFLHIPEEDLHKNVVEHDTLLLSCELSRADVLAQWYKDGVELQPNENTAIQMENTVHTVKIKSSQLSDSGIYTCRAGDSALMFKVNVREPPAMIVYPKEDVHLDRYVPEEIVLSCELSRPNGSVNWYKDGQKLQESENIKLKLEGPYRRLKILKSATEDSGEYVCDTAVDSRFFHLNVTEPPVRIMSPSQSQMELCQQTSERMVLSCELSRANAVVRWYRDGLEVEENDRLLLEVDGIYRRLIIPETDVKDSAEYVCDTMDESVTFFVNIAEPPVRFIRPRKMASGVEASVGETVVLDCEVSRANAEVCWRKNGEEIEESANITITEDGLVRQLTIHSSSLEDTGQYICDARDDVMDFQVKISEPPLKILRTSDTVTNKHFVVPEDIVLKCELSRPNGTVEWYKNDEWLVENERISCESDGQFRSLIILNAEAPDAGEYVCDAKDDTIKFCVIVEEPPVTILGNAEKPEHHSLVAGDDLILECEVSRSNAPVAWYRNGQLLRANSRTHIESQGTVRKLVLSGLELSDSGEYVCNATEDKMLILVTVQEAPVKFNDKEEGSKAVAYEDESVTLCAKVNRENACVRWLKDKEEIIGNRYRKRSEGKSHYLTIEALKESDSGKYTCDAKNDEMHFLVLVKAMKVKFSKPLKNAVALKDSDLLLLCELQKPKGDVQWLKDDKEVTPSRHYIIRANGCERSLTIHNVTAEDAGVYACESKDERTYATVEVQTPRVVEFVAELHNVTVMEGEDATFKCVVSPEDAKLDWCINGKLVAPDQKFNISSTGLCHMLHIHNCQVTDSAKVTAEAEGLISKANLHVQEAQVVFIKGMETVEAEEFGEATLEVKLSSDSGEVQWMRQGMVIKPGPKFTLKQRGATRSLTIHRLALSDRGTYSCETLHDRTQAKLCVEPRKIKIRKGLSDGQTFERETASFEVELSHNNVEAAWLKDGVRLRNNNHWRLSVKGRVHSLTISNLSLEDSGTYVFSAESARTSARLTVKETPVSIMKKLEDVRFPEGSGATVECELSRHNVEVKWMKNGVELKPDKNHRIYSMGRKRLLQILKCEMEDTGIYTCSAGETSTACSVDVYEPEVEVLQPLEDLEVQEDENAVFMCELSLESVPGEWFKNGERIKPTSTIKIRQEGSKHFLLMCNVKGEDGGEIKFVAKNTESIAYLEVEELPVSIVNPLQDKTALEKSRVLLDCSVSNPRCSIRWYKGSNVILPSERFEICSEGCYRKLVIQQVNLEDEGTYSVQVGDYTSSAKLTVEAQSLLMVRDLQDVEVVSPEEACFECEVTVPVLKAPVWTLNGETLQPGSRVLLEKMGKVHRLTLRQTSEDMNGVVQFTSGKAKSSAKLCVKSSL; from the exons ATGGATGTGTTTGGTGGCGCACCTCGCTTTCTGGCCTACCCACGTGCTGTAGGGGTGCAGACAGGCACAGACGCCGTCTTGAAATGCCAAATCAGCGGGGACCCTCGACCAGCTGTCATATGGGAACGAAACAATGAAAAGGTCCACCCAGGGGGCAGGTATCGTGTGTTTGAGGATGGGAACATTTACAACCTTATCATTACTGGTGTGACCACAGAGGACAGTGGTCAGTATATTTGTAAAGCTAAGAACTGCATCGGAGAAACATATGCGGCCGCGACGTTGAAAGTCGAGGGAGAAGCGCAGGAAATGGAGCTGCGTGAAGAGAACAAGCCCAGGTTCCTAATCAAGCCGCTGTCCACTCGCGTGGGCCGTGGTGAAGATGCCGTCTTCTCCTGCAAGCTGTGGGGCAACCCACGGCCAGAGGTGGTTTGGGAAAAAGATGGCAGAAAGCTGAATGAGATCTTTGAGAGCACACATTTCAGCGTAGGATACCAGGATGGAGGGTGGTATCAGCTTAAGATCTTCAAGACACGCGCACCTGATGGGGGAGTATACACATGCAAGGCCAGAAATGAGTTTGGGGAAAGCCTGGCAGGGGCTGTGCTGCTTGTCGATGCGGGCCCAGGTCACGAGGATGAGGGAAATCGAAATGGCTACACCAACGGCCACTGGAAATCCAATCAGGGAAAACAGAGAAGACAGGTTGCAACACGACTTAAGGAGGACCCGCAGCCTAATTCAGCCAAAGTTAAAATGTTCGCTGTGACTGAAGGCAAACATGCCAAGTTCCGTTGTTTCGTCACAGGGAAACCCAAACCAGAGATAATATGGAGAAAAGATGGGAGGCTGATAATGTCGGGGAGACGGTATCTTCTATATGAGGATCGGGAAGGTTACTTCACACTGAAAGTTCTCTACTGTAAACAACAGGACAATGGTGTATATGTCTGTGCTGCATCAAATACTGCTGGACAAACCCTGAGTGCAGTCCATCTTTCAGTGAAAG AACCCCCTGTGAGATTTAAACAGCCACTCAATGATCTACAAGTCTGGGAACGAGACCTGGCAGTTCTGGAGTGTGAAGTGCCAGAAGACTCCATTCCAATCACATGGTACTTGGAGGACAGACGCCTACAGCCAGGGGCCAAATATGGGATGGAGGAGTGGGGGACAAAGCGTAGGCTCACAATTCGTGACATTGGAGTCGATGATGATGGGATATATCTCTGCGAAATGGCTGATGGAGGGAGGAGCATTGCAGAGGTGGCTGTCAAAG GTACAATTGTAAGAAAGCTTCCGAGAAAAGTAGATGTTTTGGAAGGTGAGAATGCGGCGTTCTGTGTAGAGGTTGAGGAAGAAGAAATGGAAATTCACTGGTACAAAGATGGCACTGAGCTGCGGGAGACTCATCAAACCATTCTTAAGTCATTTGGCAAAACTCACATTTTGGTCTTTGTCAACACCACACCCCAAGATTCCGGTCTGGTGACCTTTTATGTTGGTCGATCAAAAACTTCATCTCAACTTAGGGTGAAAG GAGCCAGACACTGCCCACCCAGCTGTCCAGTGGGAGTTCAGATTAACACAGAGCGTGCCAATGCCGCCCTTCTCTCCTGGATTCCCGCTCCAGACTCCCGTAAGAACCCACCTTCGGGATACGTCCTTGAACGACAAGAGGTTGGCTCTCAGGAGTGGCTGCAATGCCTAACCACCGACTCAGCGACTTCAGTGGAGATTCTTGGAGACAGTGTACCATGCGAGGCAGACTACCGATTCCGCATATGCAGTGTCAACAAGTATGGGAGGAGTGACAATGTTGAGTTCCCTCGGTCAGTCCATCTGG TTCCAGTGGCAAGGATCCAAACACCTCTACAGGATGCCCTGGTACCAGAGGGCCAAGATGCCTTGTTTTCCATCGAACTGTCCGCTTCAGTCATAGGCACTTGGTTTTTAAATGGCAATCAGCTCCAAGAGGAGGATCGCTTCTCCATGCGGCGTACACGTACACACCAGTCCCTGCGTATACGAGGCGTACGAGACACAGACAATGGGGCTGAAATAACCTTCATTGCGTATGGAATTAGGGATTCAGCCGCCCTGTACATTCAAG CTCCCTTAGTAAAATTTACACCCCTGTCGGAAATGGACAGAAACAAGTTTGTCGAAGTCGGCAATCCAATAGTCCTCTACTGTGAGCTGTCCAATCCTGAAGCCCCAGTTCACTGGTACAAGAACGGAGTAGAATTACACACAGTTGAAGGTCTTCACATCCAGTCGGAGGGAACCATGAGGAGGATCGTCATACAGTCAGCCGATTTCTCTCATTCTGGCGTGTACAGCTGTGATGCCATTGATGATGTCATCCGATTCAATGTGGAAGTCGAAG CTCCACCCGTCAGATTCTCAGTGCTACCAGAGACGGAAAAAAGCAAGTCCATTGAAGCAGGCTGCCCATTTGAACTGCAATGTGAGCTCTCAGATTCAGCTGCCCAGGTCTTCTGGTATAAAGATGGAACAAAGATCCTTCAACAGAGTGACATGGACTTCCAGTCCAATGGCACTCAGAGGACCCTGGTTGTTCAGTCAGCTGAGTTTTGTCATTCAGGGATATACAGCTGCAAGACAAAGGGTGACGCTGTTCATTTCAAAGTCGACGTCAAAG CTAAGCCGGTTAGGTTTTCTGCGGTCCCCGAAGACGAGAAGAACAAATACCTCAAAGAGGGGCAATCTTTTCAACTGCAATGCGAGGTCACAGACCCTTCTGCGGAGGTTTGCTGGTACAAGGACGGAGAAGTGCTCATTCCAGAGGCTGGACTGGATTTTCAGCCTGATTGTGCGTTGAGGAGACTTATAGTCCATTCAGCCCAGCCCTGTCACTCAGGCGTGTACGTCTGTAAGACGATGGACGACTCTGTCCAGTTCACTGTGGAAATCAAAG CTCAACCAATGAGGTTCTCAGCCTTACAAGAGATTACGAAGGACATCATTGAAGGAAACTGCCAGACTGACGTACCTTGTGAGATCTCAGACCCCACTGCCATGGTGTGCTGGTACAAGGATGAAGCAGAGCTCATCTCAAAATCGGAACGTCATGTCAATGCGGAGGCTACCAGGAGGACCCTGAGTGTCCCATCGACACAGCCCTACAGTTCTGGAGTGCACGACTATATGAACGAGGCTGATGTCGTCCAATTAAATATACAAGAACAAG CTTTGCCTATGGAATATGAGGCTGTTTCTGAAGTTGAGAAGATTGAGGGCATTGAACCTGGCATCCCAACTGCAGAACTTTGTGAGGTCTCAGGTCCTGCTGCTCAAGTCTGCAGTCATAAAACTGGGACAGAGCTGGTAACTCAAGGTGGAACTCAGGTTCCATCTGAGGGCGGTGTAAGGAAAGTAAACGTCCAATCGACTGGGCTCTCCCAGCATGGAATCCGCACCAGCAGTAGAACAAATGATGCCGTCCCAAATAAAACATCAAAAGCTG CAGAGCCCTTTCACTCTGATGTGTACAGTGAGATATCTGGTGACTCTGTCCAGAGCACTGTGGATAAGAAAG CACCTGCAGCTGGGCCTGTGAGTGTCAGAGCTGTTCAAGAAATTGCAGAGAACCAATCTGTTGAAGAAAGATGCACCAGTAAAATTCAGTGTGGAATCTCGGAGCCTATTGCACAACTCAATGAGCACAGAGATGGAGCACCCCAGCAACAAACTTTGATTGAGACACAAAGAGTCCAATCAGAAGACCTTTGTCTCTTGAGAGGCTTTGAAAAGGATAATGATGTTGGTGATGAGGCCATAACTATTAAGGTGGATGTCAAAG CTCCATCGATGGATCCCACTGCACCCTGTGAAGTGGAGAACAACAAATCCATTGAAGCATACAGTTCCAAAGTCCAACATCATAAAACCATAGACTCTTCCGCTGAGGTCAGCATATACCAAGAGGGAGAGCTTCTTCTACATCCACGTGGAATATACTCTCAGTCAGACGGCCCCATGGAGAAACTAGTTGTCAAACCATCTTCTGCATCCCCTGCAGATGTGTGCAGATGTGAGACTGAAGAGCATTCAGTGCAGTGGCATGAGGATCAAAAAG CCTCACAAGTGAAATGTTCGGCCCTCCCTGTGATTAAGAGGGAAAAGTCCATTGAAGCTGGATGCCCATTTGAACTACAGTGTGAAATCTCAAACCCCAGTGCTCCTGTCTGTTGGTACAAGGATGGTTTACCACTCCTACCACAAAATGGATTAAGTATCCAATCAGAGGATTCAAGTAGGAGTCTGGTTGTTCCATCAGCAGACCTATTTCACTCAGGGGTGTACAGCTGCAATTCTGAAGATGATGTCATTATATTTAAGGTGGATGTCAAAG ctccacctccaccaaAATTTTCAACAATTCCAGAAGCAGAGAAGCACAAATCCACTGAAGCAGGTAGCCTTGCTGTACTCCAGTGTGAAAGATCAGATCCAGCAAAAGAGGTCTGTTACAAAGACGGAGCGAGGCTCCACCCAAAAAGTGGCAATATCATCCTATCAGAGGGCACTTTGAGAACTCTTGTCCAATCAGCAGGGCTGTCACACAGCGGAGAATTTGCTTATGAGACAAAGGACAATGCCCTCAAGGTCGCAGGGGATCTAAAAG CTCCGCCGGTGAAATTCTCCACTGTGCCCGAAGATGAAAGAAACCCTTGCGTAGAAGTAGGTGGACCTGTAGAGCTTAAGTGTGAGATCTCAGATCCAACGACTGATGTCTCCTGGTGCAAAGATGGAGTGCCGTTGAAACCTCAAGGTGGAATTAAGGTCCAGTCTGAGGGAGCCACAAGAAAACTATCTATATGCGCTGCTGAGTTGTCCCATGCTGGGATATACAACTGCAAGACAGCAGATGATGCCATCCATTTCAAAGTGGATATCAAAG CTCCATGCCCACGGTTTACACCACTTCCAGAAGTGGAAAGGAACAAGTACTACACAGTAGGCCAGCAAATCATTCTGAAGTGCGAAATCTCAGACCCCAGTGCCCAAGTCTGTTGGTATAGGAATGGAAAACAACTGtttcaaaaaaacaaacttgACATTCAAAGTAAAGGAAAGGAGAGAATCCTGGTTAATAGTTCAGCAGCTGTTGCTGATTCTGGACAATATGTGTGTGCAGCTGCTGATGATGCCATAACATTCAAGGTGGACATCAGAG CAGCCCCTGTGAGATTTTCAGTGCTTCCAGATGTTGCGAAGAACAAGTTTGTTGAAGCAAGATGCCCCATTGTACTACAATGCGAGGTCTCAAACCCAGGTGCCCCCGTTTCCTGGTTCAAGGATGGAGTGCAACTCCTCCAACAGGGCGGATTTGACTTCCAAACCAATGGCACCATCAGGGCACTTACGATCCAGTCAGCAGAGCTAAGTCACTCCGGAGTGTACAGCTGTGAGACTGTGGATGATCACATAGAATTCAAGGTGGATGTTGCAG CTCCACCGCTGAGGTTCGCAGCAGTTCCAGAAGTTGAGAAGAGCAAGTTCGTTGGAGCAGGCTGCCCCATTGTTCTCCAATGTGAGATCTCAGAGCCCACTGCCTCGGTCTGGTGGTACAAGGACGGATTTCAGCTACTTCCACAATCTGGAATATACACCCAATCAGAGGGCACCACGCGGACATTGATTATCCAGTCGGCAGAGTTTTCCCATTCGGGCCTTTACACTTGTAAAACAGCTGATGATATCAGCGAATTTTATGTGGATATAAAAG CCCCACCAGTCACATTTCTCCATATCCCTGAAGAAGATCTCCACAAAAATGTAGTGGAACATGATACTCTTCTGTTGTCATGTGAGCTATCAAGAGCTGATGTGCTTGCACAGTGGTACAAGGATGGAGTTGAGCTACAACCAAACGAGAATACTGCAATCCAGATGGAAAATacagtgcacactgtgaaaatCAAGTCATCACAGCTGTCAGACTCTGGAATATACACGTGCCGTGCAGGAGATAGTGCCCTGATGTTCAAAGTCAATGTCAGAG AGCCTCCGGCGATGATTGTCTACCCCAAAGAGGATGTGCATCTAGATCGGTATGTCCCTGAAGAAATAGTCCTGAGCTGTGAACTTTCCCGTCCAAATGGTTCTGTGAACTGGTACAAAGATGGGCAGAAGTTACAAGAAAGTGAGAATATCAAGCTTAAGCTAGAAGGTCCATATAGGAGACTTAAGATTCTTAAAAGTGCCACGGAGGACTCAGGGGAGTATGTATGTGACACTGCAGTTGATTCCAGATTCTTCCACCTGAATGTGACAG AACCTCCTGTGCGGATCATGTCTCCAAGTCAGTCCCAAATGGAGCTCTGCCAGCAAACATCCGAGCGGATGGTGCTGAGTTGTGAGCTCTCAAGAGCGAACGCAGTTGTGCGCTGGTATCGTGATGGGCTTGAGGTTGAAGAAAATGATCGTCTCCTTCTGGAGGTTGATGGCATCTATCGGAGGCTAATAATTCCTGAGACAGACGTGAAAGATTCGGCCGAGTATGTGTGTGACACCATGGACGAATCGGTCACTTTCTTCGTAAATATCGCAG AACCCCCTGTGAGGTTCATACGGCCTAGAAAAATGGCCAGTGGCGTAGAAGCCAGTGTTGGTGAAACTGTGGTGCTTGACTGTGAGGTGTCAAGAGCAAACGCTGAAGTATGCTGGAGGAAGAACGGGGAGGAGATCGAGGAAAGTGCTAATATCACCATTACTGAGGATGGTCTTGTTCGCCAGCTAACAATACACTCAAGTTCATTGGAGGACACGGGGCAATATATTTGTGACGCCAGAGATGATGTAATGGATTTCCAGGTCAAGATCTCAG agccaCCACTTAAAATCCTCAGAACATCTGATACTGTCACCAACAAGCACTTTGTAGTGCCAGAAGACATCGTATTAAAATGTGAGCTCTCGAGACCTAATGGCACCGTTGAATGGTACAAAAATGATGAGTGGCTGGTGGAGAATGAGCGCATCTCCTGTGAATCGGACGGACAGTTTCGATCACTCATCATCCTTAATGCTGAGGCGCCGGATGCTGGGGAATACGTTTGTGATGCGAAGGATGACACCATTAAATTCTGTGTTATTGTAGAAG AGCCTCCAGTGACCATTCTAGGAAATGCTGAAAAGCCAGAGCACCATAGCCTGGTAGCAGGAGACGACCTGATTTTGGAGTGTGAGGTGTCTCGGTCTAACGCCCCCGTGGCGTGGTACCGCAATGGCCAATTACTGCGTGCCAACTCTCGAACACATATAGAAAGTCAAGGAACAGTGAGGAAGCTTGTCTTATCTGGCCTCGAACTTTCAGACTCTGGGGAATATGTGTGCAATGCCACTGAGGACAAAATGCTAATTTTGGTAACTGTCCAAG aggcaCCCGTGAAGTTCAATGACAAAGAAGAAGGGTCCAAAGCCGTGGCCTATGAAGATGAGAGTGTTACACTTTGTGCTAAGGTGAATCGGGAAAACGCTTGTGTGCGTTGGTTAAAGGACAAAGAAGAAATAATTGGCAATCGTTACAGGAAGAGAAGTGAGGGGAAATCACATTACCTCACCATTGAAGCTCTGAAAGAGTCAGATTCTGGAAAATACACATGCGATGCAAAAAACgatgaaatgcattttctaGTTCTTGTCAAAG CGATGAAAGTGAAATTCTCAAAGCCCCTGAAAAATGCAGTAGCCCTCAAGGACAGCGACCTTTTACTGCTATGCGAGCTTCAAAAACCAAAAGGAGATGTGCAGTGGCTCAAAGACGACAAGGAAGTCACTCCCAGCCGTCATTACATCATTAGGGCAAATGGGTGTGAGAGAAGCCTCACGATACACAATGTCACAGCAGAGGATGCAGGAGTGTACGCATGCGAATCAAAAGACGAAAGAACGTATGCCACAGTCGAAGTGCAAA CACCACGTGTTGTGGAATTTGTTGCAGAGCTCCACAACGTGACAGTCATGGAAGGAGAAGATGCCACGTTCAAATGCGTGGTATCACCAGAGGACGCAAAGCTTGATTGGTGTATCAATGGCAAACTGGTTGCGCCTGACCAGAAGTTCAACATCTCCAGCACTGGCCTCTGCCACATGCTCCACATTCATAACTGTCAGGTCACAGACAGCGCCAAAGTGACGGCTGAAGCAGAGGGTCTGATATCCAAAGCCAATCTTCATGTGCAAG AGGCGCAGGTAGTCTTTATTAAGGGAATGGAGACTGTGGAGGCAGAGGAGTTTGGAGAGGCCACGCTGGAAGTGAAATTAAGTTCGGATTCTGGCGAGGTGCAGTGGATGAGACAGGGGATGGTCATAAAGCCTGGGCCCAAGTTCACCCTGAAGCAGCGCGGCGCAACACGTAGCCTCACAATCCACAGGCTCGCTCTGTCCGATCGCGGGACATACAGCTGCGAAACGCTCCATGACCGCACACAGGCCAAGCTCTGCGTGGAAC CTcggaaaataaaaataaggaaaGGGCTGAGTGACGGCCAGACCTTTGAGCGCGAGACGGCCTCGTTTGAAGTGGAGCTGTCCCACAACAATGTCGAGGCCGCGTGGCTGAAGGACGGCGTCCGTCTCAGAAACAACAACCATTGGCGTCTGAGCGTGAAAGGTCGGGTGCACAGTCTCACAATCAGTAACCTCAGCCTGGAGGACTCAGGCACCTACGTGTTCTCAGCCGAGAGCGCGCGGACGTCCGCAAGGCTCACTGTTAAAG AGACACCAGTGAGCATTATGAAAAAGCTGGAGGATGTGCGATTTCCAGAGGGCAGCGGGGCAACTGTTGAATGTGAATTATCACGCCATAATGTTGAGGTTAAGTGGATGAAG AATGGAGTTGAACTGAAACCTGATAAGAATCATCGAATATACTCCATGGGAAGAAAACGTCTGCTCCAGATCCTCAAGTGTGAAATGGAGGACACTGGCATTTACACGTGCAGCGCTGGAGAGACCAGCACAGCATGCTCCGTCGATGTCTATG AGCCAGAGGTGGAAGTGCTCCAGCCCTTGGAAGATCTGGAAGTTCAGGAGGATGAAAATGCTGTGTTCATGTGTGAGCTCTCCCTCGAAAGTGTTCCCGGGGAGTGGTTCAAAAATGGCGAAAGAATCAAACCCACGAGCACAATCAAGATTCGCCAAGAAG GGTCCAAGCACTTTCTATTGATGTGCAATGTAAAAGGAGAGGACGGTGGGGAGATCAAGTTTGTCGCCAAAAATACAGAGTCTATTGCCTATCTGGAAGTAGAAG AGCTTCCGGTCAGCATAGTGAACCCCCTCCAGGACAAGACTGCGCTGGAGAAGAGCCGAGTCCTACTGGACTGTAGCGTGTCAAACCCAAGGTGCAGCATCCGCTGGTACAAGGGCAGCAACGTGATCCTGCCTTCTGAGCGCTTTGAGATCTGCAGCGAAGGATGCTATCGTAAACTAGTCATCCAGCAGGTCAACCTGGAAGATGAGGGCACTTACAGTGTCCAGGTCGGAGATTACACGTCTTCAGCTAAGCTGACAGTAGAAG CCCAGTCTCTGCTGATGGTTCGTGATCTTCAGGATGTAGAGGTGGTGTCTCCTGAAGAAGCATGCTTTGAATGTGAGGTGACCGTGCCAGTGCTTAAAGCTCCAGTATGGACACTAAACGGTGAAACCCTGCAGCCTGGATCTCGGGTCCTTTTGGAAAAGATGGGCAAGGTCCACAGGCTGACCCTCAGACAGACGTCAGAAGACATGAACGGCGTTGTTCAGTTCACTTCTGGAAAGGCCAAGAGCAGTGCCAAGCTTTGTGTTAAAA GTTCTCTTTGA